The following is a genomic window from Rutidosis leptorrhynchoides isolate AG116_Rl617_1_P2 chromosome 8, CSIRO_AGI_Rlap_v1, whole genome shotgun sequence.
GTCCGAGCACGATGTCAGAACCCACTCACCCGCTAATTTCCTTGGTCGAACTATTACAGTCCTACCGCTCCTTAGGAGGAAACCTCACAACAAATCCATACGGGCATTGCATGTGGTAAAACCCCCTCGGGTGAGGTTCGAACGCAAGACGTGCGCAAGACGTCCGCAACCTCTGAGGCCCATGAAATGGGCGGGTAACAACAAGCGTTAATGAAAGTTCTCTTAAGTAGAAGTGTATAACAATGTACCTTCCTAATAGTTGTCTCCCAATATCCATTAACTCTGCAACACTCTTGTCACCATCATGTACAAACTCCAAAATCTAACAATACATCACAAAAACAATCTTCAGATAGAACATCAAAAGGTTTACAACAAcacttccaaaatatatatatatacactccaaATATTAAGTAAAaccttataattataaataaaattcaaactTCATAGCAAACTTTTTACAGCTCTAACATCTAACAATATCATAATGTAGACACATTTCCAAATGTTCAATATTCCAAAGTTCGAGAACTAGacgaattaaataaataaaagtcaaCAAAAAATATCATTAGTGTGTTGATCATAAAAATAAAAGTCAACATGAAACGGAAGTCATTAACAGAGCATACATGAAGACATGAACTAATAGTAATTAGTTGTATTTTTAATTAGTACCTGAGTAGCAATTAGCGCAACAGCTTCAGAGTAATTAAGCCTTAATCCACGAGCAAGCCGTTTCTGAGCTAAATATCCAGCATTATGTAACATCAATTTCTCTACCTCCCTCGGTGCCAGCTTCATTTCTATTCATTTAATCAAACACGTCATCATTATCGTATATAATTACAGCTATTCATATCCAAtccaatatatgatatataaatatataatcgaTCAAATTACTTGATCAAATTCAAATATTACGatgaatataatgatatttatgatcATGAAGTGAAATACAGATATAGTTAGCAGACGGTTACAAACGTGTTCAGATATTGTGATTATCAATTCGTGTGATTCAGTTGATAAATTAGGAATTTGAATTTTTACCGATGATTGAGATTGGACGTTGATTGTAGTATTGAGGTTTGAACTTTGAAGAGTGTGAGAGTGAAGGCTATTCTGACTGAATCTATAATCCATGAACTAAATCCGGCAACAGATTAAGGATGATTgttaaattttcagttttagtcCTCTAACTTTACAGTATTACTTATTTGCAACTTGACTTGGAGTTTTTTCCGGCACCAAAGGTGCCTTTTGACTCTTGACCAACTTTTGTGGTAACTAACTGTTATTTTGGAGGTGGATTTGGACAATTGCAAACTCTCTTTTAGTATGTAACTTAACTGCACGTATCATATCATTTCCTATGATTTATCTTTCTTTTTTACaagaattgatattgatattgatattgatatacctAGTACCTAGTATGTATTATACcttatatctaaaaggcaaaggccAAGTGAATAGTAACCCACAAGTTTCACAAACCGTCCccactcttttacttacttacattttagtcccaaacaaatatataatatctaactttatggtttttacaaacttatcacaaacttttaacattttatactttaaccattaaactcCTCATTCGTTATAAATCGActacatactttatatactacctaatagacaaaaatAAATAATAGTCGCCAGTGGTGCTTTCGTTCTTTCACTTTTTCCCCCCTTTTccacctttttaaaaaaaaaaaaaaaaccctcatagtttgttcaaatattaaaatcgacccccaaacagggagtaaagtgtcaaatactcattttcataaaaaaatttaaaaaaactacacccaaatattcaacgggccatatcttctcgctcgcaccgagttaaatttttctgaaaccatcgttaaactcgaaacaattttaggagcacactgtcactaactatacgcaaatcagacgctttttaaaaaacgctaaatatttgaggtacttttcatacacgtcgattttgcgttaaatttttaaaagtcgacaattccatagtgaaacgcggagatgtacatatattgttaatttaaaataacatttaaatctttcacggattataccttttagttcgactcgagttgcgcttcaacgatatcatcgttagccacaaaataattttacaaactaaacgcaatataatacattgaaaactgaaccccggcgcgaagcgagggttcgaacactagttaaaTCTAAATTGCTTATTTAGGTTGATCagtagtttaattaaatcatatgtACACGCTTTAACAGTTTTCGATTAGAAATTGAGAAAGTTGTATCATAGTTTGGTAGATTATCTAATTTGAAAACGATATGTTATTAGAAGATGTGTTGTGTTATTAACAATGTCTACTTATCACATGATTAGTATGATCGTATCAGAATTTGCCAAAGATAGATTAAAGAAACCCTATTATGTACTTGTTTCTCTGTTCCTGATATTCGTAAAGATTGACATCATCAATTAATCCAAGAGAACTAGAGATGCAAGGATGACAATCACACAAAACATCTAGGACAAAGATATAATGGGGAAATTGGGCAAAATGCTCTTATTTTCGAAAGCCTTTAACAACATGCCCATAAAAAATCAAAATTGTGAAAAATATCCCCTAACCACGCATGATGCATGCAAACCCGTGTATGATCTGTGCAAACCCGTGCGTGATGCGTGTTTTCAAGATATTTAAATGCACTTTTGACCGTTGATAAGTTGCTATAAAACATTCTAATATGTGATTCTTTAGATTTATCACCAATGTACACTAAAAGTACACAAAACGACTTGTTATCAATGGTCAAAAGTGCgtttaaaagttaaaaaaaaaaaaaaaaaaaaaaaaaaaaagcaaaatttGAAGGTATTCGAAGCCTCGTTTAGAAAAACTTTTGGGACAAATcgcctacagcagtttgccaatggatagatctcgaaaaaatacgaaaaaagtgactaaatcagagctacgagtcaaaatatacattCATTCAAAGTTCTGACACTTACatcaaacaccaagcaccacgcaccAGCACCGTCGGTGGTGCTTGGTGCATGGTAAGAGTTTGCGTGAAAAAATGGTTCTCTCGCTGAATATCTCGTACACACGCATCACACACGCGCTTATATGTGGTGTGTGATGCATGGACAGATGACATTTCTTACAATTTCGAATTTTTGAGGGCATATTATTAAATACTttaaaatactttaaaatatggggGCATTTTGACCAATTTTCCTTGCAAGAAAACACAAGAGTGCAAATTTGAATAAGAAAACACAAGAGTGCAAATTTGAATTGTCTATTGATTCTAAATGTACATGTTAGTATTAAGTCTTGAATGTACACCCTACAACCCATATCTGAAGACTTTGTTTAATGCCCATTGTGTCAAAGAACATGGGTAATTAGTTACTCATATCAAAGTCAAGCCTATACTACAGTAGGAAAACCGCCTATTTTTTCCCTTTACGTGAAAGAAATCGCTCACGAGCAGCTTGTATTCTACTGTCTGCGTCATCAATGGGGCCCACATCGTTAACCTCTTTCTTGGAAAAATCCAAAATTTCTGTTTTCTTTTCCTCACTCTGATTGATACCACCACTGCTCAAAAACAGTAATAGAATCGTCATACATAAATCGTGTACACTTATGTGTGTAGATGTGTACacttatgtgtgtgtttgtgtacgTAGATTTAGCGTTAAACAAGCGAATGTCTATAAAGTTTTTCATGTACCTGAGTTTCTTGACGTTTAGTTTCTCTAACTTGTGTAATATAGGAGTCGCCCATTGCATCTCTACTTCACAAACATTGCGCATATAAGGGCGAGATGTAGAAATAAGTTCATGGTACACCACGTAATTTGGGAGCATTCCTTCATCATCTGTTCGTAATACAGAAGATGGATGCACCTGAAAATCAAGATAAGGTAACATGATGGACGTACTTTGTTAACCATGAAAAGTCAAATAGACTAGTAAAACTGGAAATACCTAAAACTGTAAATTTAATTCTTACCTGGACAAGCTGAGACTTAAAGCCAAGAGTTCGGTAACCGTTATGACGCATCATACGCTCAGCAAGCTGGCTTGCATAGCCGACACATAGACACTTCCTTAAATTCTTATAATCGGGTTTTCTATCTCTTTTTCTTTCCTTCCTCCTTATATCTAAGCTCCCTATTATTAATATATAACAGTATAACATTATATTTGAAAAGGTTACAATTTGAGATTTTATAGTCTTAAAAAGTGAAAAGTCAATAGATTCTAACCTTTTGCAATCTTCTGCATTATCTGAGACAATTGTTTCCGAACATCTTTGGCAAATAGCATTCCTCGTACCTGAATATAACAGTTTCATCCACGCAAATCAACGTTACAAACTTCTAAGCAAGAAAAGCATATCACCACAACGACGCCCTAATACCGACTCTTGAAGAAGTCAAAATGTGCACTAACTATCCTTACATGGTTTACTGTAACTATGAAAATAATGACTACCTGGAGATTGTTATCTTTGCACCAGTCAATACTATAGTCAGTTTGATCCCAGAGCTCGTAGATCTGAAGTAACTGAATGTGATCACCCCACCCCAAACCATCAGGAAGATCTGATGGAGCATGTTTCCTCTTTTTGTCTCTGTTTTTACTGTTCTTGTCTGTGTTTTTACTGCAAATCAAGAAAATGAAATTAACATTTACCAACTGTTTTTCGTGtgaaaaataagatacaaaatataatGTGTATAAGTAACATGCACAAGTATACATACCTTGGTCCAGGATGCAATGTACCTTCGACTGATAGCATAGCAGCTACAGTTAAAGCTTGGGGTAAACAATCATATTCATTTGCCTCTATTAACGTCCTTGCAAGCGAAGGTTCCAAAGGAAGCTCTGTCACATAGACATTAAATATTGTCAGTACAAGGAGTATATTTTTCAAAAATTACACGGATAGTCCCTGTGGTTCACTCAAATTTACGCGTGTAGTCCCTAAACTTTTTTTTTTGCATTGGTAGTGCTTTGAATTGAAATTTTTTCGTGGATCGTCCATCCGTCTAACTATCGTTAATTTTTCCGTTAAATCAACTCACATGAGGGTACTTCTGTCATTTCAGTTTTTAGTAACCTTTTCCTTTAATTTTTCTTTCACCCTACGCGCAAAATTTTGGGTAAACCACAGGGCATATCCGCGCAATTTTGTAAAAtacctatatctatatctatcatgTTTAAAATGTGGCATGCTAATGAAATAACTTTGAAGAAACGAAATACCCGCCATTGTTTTGCCAATAGCCGTGATGGTCCCATTTTCATCTATAGCATCAATCAGAAACAGCTGTTTAAGAGCATCTTGCAAAGACTCATCTGCAGCAACACCATTAAATATCATCTTGATATATACGGTAAACGATTGTtgacataatttattaaaatttgaAACAAGGTAGATGACTTACGTGATGGTGCATCAAGAAAATCAAATTTAAGAATATCAATATCGGGAAGATCCAAAGATTTTAAATAAAGAACACTGCCAGCTAAAGAAGAACGTTGTATTTCAGGAACAGTAGCATCAAGCAAATTGTCATTGTAAACGGCTAACGGGTATAAACGATAGCATTTCCCGGGTCGTGTTCTCCCAGCTCGGCCTGCTCGTTGGTTGGCTTGCACCCTGCGTTCATATAAATCATAAGTGTACACCAAAAagataatttataataatgataatattataatttataatttactaATATTATGCAAGAAAAATTAGTACCTGCTAATCTGAACAATATCAAGGGAATACATTCCAGTTGATGGATTATATTGTCGCTGCTTCACATAACCGGAGTCAATGACGTACCTATttgacgatattgttaaaattcttAGATAGCGAAATCTTGCTAATGCAATAAGTAAGATGTTAAAGTTTAAACAAAAATCTTAGTAAATGTTTTTCTATTAAATTCAAGGTACTATAATGTTTATGTCCTTCATCTTTAATCTCACTGAACAATCGATAGGAATAAAGAAGGCCACAAAGAACAAGCTCGGACATCAATTAACATATATCCCCGTAAAAAATGCAGTTTTTTGAAAAATGTCAATGATTTTCACTTAAGGCCCGATATGAATCATAAAAAGAGCTAACTTCATAAAAGGACTTTGTCTTTAAATGAAGCTATATACATAAAGAGTTGCCTATAACTCTATATGAGACTGATTAGCGTCGTCAAAAAACACTTTAGCAAGGGTCAAGTCACTTACACAACACCATCAACAGTCAAAGAGGTTTCAGCAATGTTTGTAGCCACAATAAAACGCCTACAATTTTTAGGTGGGGGACTAAACACTCGCACCTGCCAAATCATATAAAGTTATGTACAACGAGGAGTCATTAGTGATTAGTTAAAAAATAAAATGGTTATATGTTTCTACAGAACAAAAGTGGTTATATCACTGTTACACTTCTGAGCAGTAACTCATGACAAAATTGGAAAACAACTAATCAGAAAATTTTAGCCGCAAAGGGAACAGGTCAAATGAATAAGACAAGTCAGTGGCCCCCTAAACGGTATTAGTAATgcaaaatactaattatatttattaaagaGACATTATTATAATAACGCGTTATATATTAAAGACAATAATAGTTTAAGGTCAACAAAAAACCGAACAGGTTCAATCAGTACCAAAAAATTTACCCCTTTCGACCAGTTAACCAACTTGTCCGACCCACCCATTTTGCCACCACCGAATAGATGAAGATCAACATGTTACCTGCATTTCAGGTGGCATAGAACCATGAAGCGGAAGCACTACTGCATCCATACAAGATCCAACCTCGAGGCTTTGAATTTTTTCCTCCAATCTCGACACCAACTTCTCAATGTCATCCTAAATTGGGCCCCATCAGGTTCCATAAGACATAGTACAGTATAAtatcgaaattattattattattattataaccattacAACAACAAAGGATATCGTAATACGTGAAATATGAATTACCTGTCCAGTCATAAATATCAAAATGTCCCCTTCTGGCTCGTTGACATGTATATCTACAGCAAATTTACAACTATTAGCTCCAAGAATTTGCAATTAGTAATTTATAATAACATTAAAGATCATTACACTTACCAATAGCTTTTTTTAAAGACGACTCAATATAACTTTTGGGTTGCTCTGCACTATATAATATTTCTACAGGGAACAATTTTCCAGGAACGTTCAAAACGGGGCATTCGGAGAAAAAATTCGACACCTTTTCACCATCAAGAGTAGCAGAAGTAATCAAAACTTTCAAGGTTGATGCACGTAGCTTGATCAACCGCTTCATAAGCCCCATTAAAATATCCCTAAACGATATAAATAATTACTTGAAAgctacatatatatttacacattaTTTTTTTATCCAAGAAGACAAGAGGACGTACGTGTTCAGACTCCTTTCATGAGCTTCATCTAATATGATCACTGAATATTGTTTCAATTCAGGGTCAGAAAGACTTTCACGAAGTAATACTCCATCAGTAAGATACCTATATGCATACACACATAAAAATCATAGCTGATAATGACCCTAACACGACAAATATATACGTACACAAAAAGCATTACAAACACTAAATTAATTGAAATACATCAGTTTAGTTTACTTGATACAAGTTCTCTCTGAAGTTCTATCCTCGAACCGTATCGCATAACCAACGTCTTCACCCAATCTAACACCAAGCTCCTGTGCAACCCTTCTGTTATATtgtaaaataagaaaataaaaagaaGTCAGATTCAAGCAAACAAAATAAGATCATGTGTTTTTATACGTATTTCAACTTTATCCAAAAAACCTATTTCCTACTTAAGAtttcatatataatatatacaacATTATGTGACTCCAGTTATGATGACATGGCAACTTACATGGCAGCCACATCAAGCTAAGAAGCTGCCAGATACAAATACAGATACAAATAATAACAATTAAAAAGTTTTTAACAAACATACGAACATTAAGTTTTTAAGTAACATTTGATAGATTTATCAACACTTATTCCAACATAATATGCATACACGTCATTAAAATgttaccctaattattattattattattatatttgcagAAAATACAATATATGATCATGTTCAATGAAACAATTTTAATGAGTAGATTTTAAAAGAATTAAGTGAGAAAAAAATAGTTACCTGGAGACAGATACGGCGGCGACACGGCGGGGCTGAGTGACGGCGATGATTCCGGATTTGGTGTAGCCACTTCGGAGCAAAATCTGAGAAAGTTGAGTGCTTTTACCGGAACCGGTTTCTCCGATGACTACAACAACTGGATTTTCATTCACAACTTGTAGTATCTTGTCTTCAAATTGTAGAATCGGTAGGTTTGCCAtttaattgaaattgaaattgaaatcgaGATGAGAATCTAAGAATTTACACGAAGAAAATGAGGGTTTTGCGTTGATTTGATTTCTAAAATTTACCCGCTTTTAAGTGTTCGGTAAATAGACACGGAGTAAAAGAAAATGGGCAGGTTATGGGTAAGTTTCCGGTAGTGTTTAGCCTATAGTTTTTTGAGATTTTAGTAAATTCATTGTGGTCATACAAGAGTGTAAAGTTTGGAGAGATCTCATTCGATAGAAAAacttattttgtttttttttttttatctcacTTATATATAATAACTGGTCTTATGAGTCCGTACGTTGCACGGGAATTATATCGCCCTTTGTCGGTTACTTTGAATGGTGAGATTCAGACAACATTTCTTCGCCTTCATATAAATCAAGGTGTAGAAAATGTTGTTGCGGAAAAGTTGAACGGAAAAGTCTTGTTTGGATTTTAGAAATCATAACGGTGGACCCAAGGCGATTTAGGTCGGCTTTGTTCTTGTCATATATTTATTGTTTGTTTGGTGTTCATTTAGTTGTTTGTTTTTGTTAATTTTAGTGTTGGCGTTTTAACTCGGATTTGACTCGGTTTAATTAGCTGGTATTTGTTTTCCACCCCCGAGCTTTATCTTTGTGTATTTTTGTTGTATCCGTGTTATTGGTCATTTCATTATTTGATGAAGGTTGTTAATagtaattgttatttttaggaagaaaaaaataatactccaataaaataaaaaaaattgataagaTAGAAatttatatagtcatataaagctctaaaatgatgatgtcatcattaagttaattaccctttaattttcataatgatgatgtcataattttatattaatttaattaaaaaaataatacgaaattttttataaaagaatattgataatgctaaaaacgaacatatatttcatagcattatctctcaagaaagacaagcttttagttgaggttgttctatttacaagtgatattcgtttaaataataaaaggtgaagacaaaagacagattcgacgatttgaagacgcaaacgaccaaaaagctaaaaagtacaaagtacaatcaaagtggttcaaattattgatgagaaacgtctcaaaattacaagagtacaagacgcaaaacgcaaagtacaagatattaaatagtacgcaatgacgttcgaaaattcggaaccgagacatgaaccaactttcagtgcgcgacgcaacggaccaaaaattataagtcaactatgcacaagaatataatataatatatgtatatatatatatatatatatatatatatatatatatatatatatatatatatatatatatatatatatatatatatatatattaaaaaatacatcagcccacgtttaaatcaagagatgagctgtattccatacctccgcactcgcggaatgatgtgcgaaacgtggtatatgaattgttgtatgaaatagtatggaaaaataccggttaaagattgctacacaataacgggcagtgtacccgatcgtgtagtagtatattaaatggtaaaatccgtgtatcgttccaaggacagtaactaaatcaaattaggatt
Proteins encoded in this region:
- the LOC139861571 gene encoding probable pre-mRNA-splicing factor ATP-dependent RNA helicase DEAH4, which produces MANLPILQFEDKILQVVNENPVVVVIGETGSGKSTQLSQILLRSGYTKSGIIAVTQPRRVAAVSVSRRVAQELGVRLGEDVGYAIRFEDRTSERTCIKYLTDGVLLRESLSDPELKQYSVIILDEAHERSLNTDILMGLMKRLIKLRASTLKVLITSATLDGEKVSNFFSECPVLNVPGKLFPVEILYSAEQPKSYIESSLKKAIDIHVNEPEGDILIFMTGQDDIEKLVSRLEEKIQSLEVGSCMDAVVLPLHGSMPPEMQVRVFSPPPKNCRRFIVATNIAETSLTVDGVVYVIDSGYVKQRQYNPSTGMYSLDIVQISRVQANQRAGRAGRTRPGKCYRLYPLAVYNDNLLDATVPEIQRSSLAGSVLYLKSLDLPDIDILKFDFLDAPSHESLQDALKQLFLIDAIDENGTITAIGKTMAELPLEPSLARTLIEANEYDCLPQALTVAAMLSVEGTLHPGPSKNTDKNSKNRDKKRKHAPSDLPDGLGWGDHIQLLQIYELWDQTDYSIDWCKDNNLQVRGMLFAKDVRKQLSQIMQKIAKGSLDIRRKERKRDRKPDYKNLRKCLCVGYASQLAERMMRHNGYRTLGFKSQLVQVHPSSVLRTDDEGMLPNYVVYHELISTSRPYMRNVCEVEMQWATPILHKLEKLNVKKLSGGINQSEEKKTEILDFSKKEVNDVGPIDDADSRIQAARERFLSRKGKK